In Bradysia coprophila strain Holo2 unplaced genomic scaffold, BU_Bcop_v1 contig_350, whole genome shotgun sequence, a genomic segment contains:
- the LOC119080692 gene encoding ankyrin repeat and LEM domain-containing protein 1 translates to MACEVENFLARALLQAVQAEDFKCAMSLMENHKANPYHVVKDSGIAPLHFAVCMTNEKSAIYFTKFFLKHSGDPNVKTEDGETSLHIACYYGRMKIVELLVINGGDISIKDNDGNTPLNITINEGHFDIFEMLKKMIFEAKEKKRNETVPETEIDDPDRPARVTLNRIHYDMDSASPYYVNITRRKPKPTVQPISHHEASIVEEQANIFQLNESNLVEFQKVNQRLSKKSLVNTWKEKLINTATNYDEMLQEFNNLQFSSTKLSADLELDLTNEMTNKFSNNIKSSSTKLPRELAVDVDAANDSFYTAKSEENGTFIKSPNRLGNDEENSPENQVQLVEDYRHNDRENGVVFYERKIEPCLSRTNKTDSQTSASSKFTVPSDYNTVDLRRELTQFGDSPGPITKSTKYLYMKRLMKFKRHPELANIPANVQSKSNYSIELEKTLKPDTWQDALNQYAEMDFETKMVNGFQSPQFFKSNGDDCLKKSFVYILIDPTISENLPGNAKNLEPLEAWKRFISSIFYIGKGTCSRPYSHLYDAIKMYQQRSGKSEANSDSPWTKKVKETEKLKRINNIWKADKGVICLNVFHNITGAEAFCREACIIEAIGLENVTNLKRGEYHGLPKTWPMRDRKQLGAVLLFKSFKIYLSEGESQLRPNHIKS, encoded by the exons ATGGCTTGCGaagtagaaaattttttagcCCGAGCATTATTGCAGGCAGTTCAAGCCGAGGACTTTAA ATGTGCAATGTCTTTAATGGAAAACCATAAAGCGAATCCATATCACGTAGTGAAGGACAGCGGAATCGCTCCGCTTCACTTTGCTGTCTGTAtgacaaatgaaaaatcagcCATTTACTTCACGAAATTCTTCTTGAAGCACAGCGGTGATCCGAATGTTAAAACCGAAGACGGTGAAACTTCTTTGCACATTGCTTGCTATTATGGGAGAATGAAAATCGTCGAACTGCTTGTG ataaatgGTGGCGACATTTCCATCAAAGACAATGACGGAAATACACCCCTCAACATCACAATCAACGAGGgtcattttgacattttcgaaATGCTGAAGAAGATGATCTTCGAAGCGAAAGAAAAGAAGCGAAACGAAACCGTCCCTGAAACTGAAATTGACGATCCGGATAGACCGGCTAGAGTAACATTAAACCGTATACACTACGATATGGACAGTGCTAGTCCTTATTACGTTAATATAACCAGACGAAAACCGAAGCCAACCGTTCAACCAATCAGTCATCATGAAGCGTCCATCGTGGAGGAGCAAGCGAACATTTTCCAACTAAACGAATCGAATTTGGTGGAATTCCAAAAAGTCAACCAACGACTGTCGAAGAAATCGCTGGTTAATAcatggaaagaaaaattgatcaACACAGCCACCAATTACGACGAGATGCTGCAGGAGTTTAATAATTTGCAGTTTTCGTCCACCAAACTATCCGCTGATTTAGAACTAGATCTGACCAACGAAATGACAAATAAATTCAGCAACAACATAAAATCCTCTTCCACAAAACTTCCTCGAGAGCTTGCTGTCGATGTTGATGCAGCGAACGACAGTTTTTATACGGCCAAGTCAGAAGAAAATGGAACGTTCATAAAATCACCGAACCGATTGGGAAATGATGAAGAAAATTCGCCGGAAAATCAAGTGCAACTGGTCGAGGACTACAGGCACAATGATAGGGAAAATGGAGTAGTTTTCTATGAACGGAAAATCGAACCGTGTCTAAG CCGAACGAATAAGACTGACTCGCAGACATCGGCATCGTCGAAGTTTACTGTTCCTTCAGATTATAATACCGTCGATTTGCGGCGTGAACTAACACAGTTTGGCGATTCGCCTGGACCGATAACGAAGAGCACAAAATATCTATACATGAAGCGATTGATGAAATTCAAACGGCATCCGGAATTAGCAAATATTCCAGCGAACGTGCAGTCCAAGTCAA ATTATTCAATCGAATTGGAAAAGACTCTCAAACCGGACACCTGGCAGGACGCCTTGAACCAGTACGCTGAGATGGATTTCGAAACGAAAATGGTGAATGGCTTTCAATCCccgcaatttttcaaaagcaaCGGTGACGACTGTCTGAAAAAAAGCTTCGTGTACATTCTGATCGATCCGACAATATCCGAAAATCTACCGGGCAATGCAAAAAATCTGGAACCACTGGAAGCGTGGAAAAGGTTCATTTCGTCAATATTTTACATTGGAAAGGGAACATGTAGTCGTCCCTATTCCCACTTGTACGATGCCATTAAAATGTACCAACAACGATCGGGAAAGAGTGAAGCAAACTCAGATTCTCCGTGGACGAAAAAAGTCAAAGAAACTGAGAAATTGAAACGCATCAATAACATATGGAAAGCTGACAAAGGTGTGATTTGCTTGAATGTTTTCCACAACATAACTGGAGCGGAAGCGTTCTGCAGAGAGGCTTGTATTATTGAAGCTATTGGCTTGGAGAATGTAACCAATTTGAAACGTGGCGAGTACCATGGACTGCCAAAGACATGGCCAATGCGAGACCGGAAACAATTGGGCGCTGTGTTGCTATTTAAgtcttttaaaatttatttatcggAAGGTGAAAGTCAATTAAGACCGAACCATATTAAATCGTAG
- the LOC119080748 gene encoding heterogeneous nuclear ribonucleoprotein A3 homolog 2-like isoform X2: protein MRTFHIITIIACLAGLQINGQYLKPKKGELSAAASGYSSQNYGYFGPSGGNSNYGYSGRFGGYGKGQGYGGASNYGSDGGYGYGNGQSHGGSGFGGIFSNRGKGKKYGHNSGYGAGYGQGFDDYDLLGSTHQGYGHSGGYGSGYGHGLNDDDLLGSTRKGYGRRGYGQSNRGYGLLGSTHESAPEEETEEQSSGCGAGCVGASHNGIFPASANGYTNGCGSACGNNVGTPYENNEIAHGDDSNHSDGNSGHRSAQSDESDESDESDESNESNNVGSPPSNKNENPSDARSHGHVHAPGPAYTYSYPSAPPHVKCGHNLLISCSPSSQVVPCSAHSPPAHGSPY from the exons ATGAGAACTTTCCACATAATAACTATTATTGCCTGCCTTGCCGGCCTACAAATTAACGGTCAATATTTGAAACCTAAAAAAGGTGAATTGTCTGCGGCAGCGAGCGGATACTCATCTCAAAACTATGGATACTTTGGACCAAGTGGTGGCAATTCGAATTACGGTTACAGTGGTAGATTCGGAG GCTATGGAAAGGGGCAAGGTTACGGCGGCGCGTCTAACTATGGCAGTGACGGTGGATATGGATATGGAAACGGTCAAAGCCATGGCGGATCAGGCTTTGGCGGTATATTCAGTAACC GCggcaaaggaaaaaaatatggaCACAATAGCGGTTATGGAGCGGGTTATGGGCAAGGTTTCGACGATTATGACTTACTAGGTTCCACTCACCAAGGATATGGACATAGTGGAGGCTATGGATCTGGTTATGGACATGGTCTCAATGATGATGACTTACTAGGTTCTACTCGCAAAGGATATGGGCGCAGAGGTTATGGACAAAGTAACAGAGGTTATGGCTTGCTGGGTTCTACTCACGAGA GTGCTCCAGAAGAAGAAACTGAAGAACAGAGTTCTGGATGTGGCGCTGGATGTGTAGGAGCAAGTCATAATG GTATTTTTCCCGCATCGGCTAATGGCTATACTAATGGATGTGGAAGTGCATGCGGTAACAATGTCGGAACTCcttatgaaaataatgaaattgctCATGGTGATGATTCCAACCATTCTGATGGTAACAGTGGACATCGCTCGGCTCAATCAGACGAATCAGATGAGTCGGATGAATCAGATGAATCGAACGAATCAAACAACGTTGGTTCACCACCATCGAATAAGAACGAAAATCCCAGTGATGCTCGAAGTCATGGTCACGTACACGCTCCAGGTCCGGCTTACACATACTCCTATCCATCGGCTCCACCTCATGTTAAGTGTGGACACAATTTGCTGATTAGTTGCAGTCCATCAAGCCAAGTTGTACCGTGTTCAGCACACTCACCACCAGCTCATGGTTCACCCTATTAA
- the LOC119080796 gene encoding ubiquitin-conjugating enzyme E2 C: MAQNINPDHSQSVNSSKQNSDCAMAKDNHAVTKRLQKELMNLMMTTEKGISAFPDGENIFKWIGTIAGPIDTVYTGHKYRLQLEFPNSYPYSAPVVKFLTPCFHPNVDVGGTICLDILKDKWSALYDVRTILLSIQSLLGEPNNDSPLNAQASMMWANQTEYKKYLEDFYERHKDN, translated from the exons ATGGCCCAAAATATAAACCCCGACCATTCGCAATCCGTAAAttcgtcaaaacaaaattccgattGTGCTATGGCCAAAGATAATCATGCTGTGACGAAAAG atTACAGAAAGAATTAATGAATCTGATGATGACAACAGAAAAAGGGATTTCTGCGTTCCCAGAcggcgaaaatattttcaagtggATCGGCACAATAGCCGGCCCCATCGATACAGTATACACCGGTCACAAATACAGACTGCAACTGGAATTCCCGAATTCGTATCCATATTCAGCACCAGTCGTAAAATTCCTCACCCCATGTTTTCATCCGAACGTCGATGTGGGCGGCACAATTTGTCTGGACATTCTGAAAGACAAATGGTCAGCGTTGTATGATGTGCGGACGATATTGTTGTCGATTCAATCGTTGTTAGGCGAACCGAATAACGACAGTCCGCTGAATGCCCAGGCGTCGATGATGTGGGCCAATCAGACGGAGTATAAGAAATATCTGGAAGACTTCTACGAGCGACATAAAGACAACTGA
- the LOC119080748 gene encoding keratin, type I cytoskeletal 9-like isoform X3 — protein MRTFHIITIIACLAGLQINGQYLKPKKGELSAAASGYSSQNYGYFGPSGGNSNYGYSGRFGGYGKGQGYGGASNYGSDGGYGYGNGQSHGGSGFGGIFSNRGGKGKKYGHNSGYGSGYGHGLNDDDLLGSTRKGYGRRGYGQSNRGYGLLGSTHESAPEEETEEQSSGCGAGCVGASHNGIFPASANGYTNGCGSACGNNVGTPYENNEIAHGDDSNHSDGNSGHRSAQSDESDESDESDESNESNNVGSPPSNKNENPSDARSHGHVHAPGPAYTYSYPSAPPHVKCGHNLLISCSPSSQVVPCSAHSPPAHGSPY, from the exons ATGAGAACTTTCCACATAATAACTATTATTGCCTGCCTTGCCGGCCTACAAATTAACGGTCAATATTTGAAACCTAAAAAAGGTGAATTGTCTGCGGCAGCGAGCGGATACTCATCTCAAAACTATGGATACTTTGGACCAAGTGGTGGCAATTCGAATTACGGTTACAGTGGTAGATTCGGAG GCTATGGAAAGGGGCAAGGTTACGGCGGCGCGTCTAACTATGGCAGTGACGGTGGATATGGATATGGAAACGGTCAAAGCCATGGCGGATCAGGCTTTGGCGGTATATTCAGTAACCGTG GCggcaaaggaaaaaaatatggaCACAATAGCG GCTATGGATCTGGTTATGGACATGGTCTCAATGATGATGACTTACTAGGTTCTACTCGCAAAGGATATGGGCGCAGAGGTTATGGACAAAGTAACAGAGGTTATGGCTTGCTGGGTTCTACTCACGAGA GTGCTCCAGAAGAAGAAACTGAAGAACAGAGTTCTGGATGTGGCGCTGGATGTGTAGGAGCAAGTCATAATG GTATTTTTCCCGCATCGGCTAATGGCTATACTAATGGATGTGGAAGTGCATGCGGTAACAATGTCGGAACTCcttatgaaaataatgaaattgctCATGGTGATGATTCCAACCATTCTGATGGTAACAGTGGACATCGCTCGGCTCAATCAGACGAATCAGATGAGTCGGATGAATCAGATGAATCGAACGAATCAAACAACGTTGGTTCACCACCATCGAATAAGAACGAAAATCCCAGTGATGCTCGAAGTCATGGTCACGTACACGCTCCAGGTCCGGCTTACACATACTCCTATCCATCGGCTCCACCTCATGTTAAGTGTGGACACAATTTGCTGATTAGTTGCAGTCCATCAAGCCAAGTTGTACCGTGTTCAGCACACTCACCACCAGCTCATGGTTCACCCTATTAA
- the LOC119080748 gene encoding glycine-rich cell wall structural protein 2-like isoform X5, whose product MRTFHIITIIACLAGLQINGQYLKPKKGELSAAASGYSSQNYGYFGPSGGNSNYGYSGRFGGYGKGQGYGGASNYGSDGGYGYGNGQSHGGSGFGGIFSNRGGKGKKYGHNSGYGQSNRGYGLLGSTHESAPEEETEEQSSGCGAGCVGASHNGIFPASANGYTNGCGSACGNNVGTPYENNEIAHGDDSNHSDGNSGHRSAQSDESDESDESDESNESNNVGSPPSNKNENPSDARSHGHVHAPGPAYTYSYPSAPPHVKCGHNLLISCSPSSQVVPCSAHSPPAHGSPY is encoded by the exons ATGAGAACTTTCCACATAATAACTATTATTGCCTGCCTTGCCGGCCTACAAATTAACGGTCAATATTTGAAACCTAAAAAAGGTGAATTGTCTGCGGCAGCGAGCGGATACTCATCTCAAAACTATGGATACTTTGGACCAAGTGGTGGCAATTCGAATTACGGTTACAGTGGTAGATTCGGAG GCTATGGAAAGGGGCAAGGTTACGGCGGCGCGTCTAACTATGGCAGTGACGGTGGATATGGATATGGAAACGGTCAAAGCCATGGCGGATCAGGCTTTGGCGGTATATTCAGTAACCGTG GCggcaaaggaaaaaaatatggaCACAATAGCG GTTATGGACAAAGTAACAGAGGTTATGGCTTGCTGGGTTCTACTCACGAGA GTGCTCCAGAAGAAGAAACTGAAGAACAGAGTTCTGGATGTGGCGCTGGATGTGTAGGAGCAAGTCATAATG GTATTTTTCCCGCATCGGCTAATGGCTATACTAATGGATGTGGAAGTGCATGCGGTAACAATGTCGGAACTCcttatgaaaataatgaaattgctCATGGTGATGATTCCAACCATTCTGATGGTAACAGTGGACATCGCTCGGCTCAATCAGACGAATCAGATGAGTCGGATGAATCAGATGAATCGAACGAATCAAACAACGTTGGTTCACCACCATCGAATAAGAACGAAAATCCCAGTGATGCTCGAAGTCATGGTCACGTACACGCTCCAGGTCCGGCTTACACATACTCCTATCCATCGGCTCCACCTCATGTTAAGTGTGGACACAATTTGCTGATTAGTTGCAGTCCATCAAGCCAAGTTGTACCGTGTTCAGCACACTCACCACCAGCTCATGGTTCACCCTATTAA
- the LOC119080711 gene encoding b(0,+)-type amino acid transporter 1-like: protein MGASKKNSEKTEEGGLKRNIGLMAAVNVIISVMIGSGIFVSPTAALKYSGSIGLCLVVWTACGIISLMGALCFAELGTVIPRSGGEYAFLLESFSKLHRFWGPLPAFICSWVYVVVLRPAAVAVVILTFAEYSIQPFSTLIGLDQLSDGDQENVVKLIALLGLGLITYINMVSVKLYVQINNIFSFFKVFACLVVIGGGIYQLAIGKTENLRSGFEGTTTNPGYIALAFYSGLWAYDGWSSVTVITEEIKNPEVNIPRSISIAVPVVTALYVFMNLAYMTVLTPGEMISAPAVAVLFGDRILGPFSFIIPLGVALSTFGCAMSIQFATTRLCFVSGREGHFLEPMSYVHVRRSTPIPAVALSGIIVFLFIVVGNITALIEFASFLIWVTYGACMTGLLILRKTQPDTPRPYRVPTIIPIFILLVSIFLSLMPIISAPSMKYLAALGFIAIGMCLYTPFVYYKKRPRIMNTVTYIMQMLFNVASTVPTAQYAPVATEEK from the exons ATGG GTGCAAGTAAGAAAAATAGTGAGAAGACAGAAGAAGGTGGACTTAAACGGAACATCGGTCTAATGGCAGCTGTGAACGTAATAATCAGCGTCATGATTGGTTCAGGAATTTTTGTCAGTCCCACCGCAGCACTTAAATACTCCGGCAGCATTGGATTGTGCTTAGTAGTGTGGACTGCCTGTGGAATAATCTCATTGATGG GCGCTTTGTGTTTCGCTGAATTGGGAACAGTTATACCGAGAAGCGGTGGAGAATACGCATTTTTGCTGGAAAGTTTTTCCAAATTGCATCGGTTCTGGGGACCACTACCAGCGTTTATCTGTTCTTGGGTGTATGTTGTTGTTCTTCGTCCTGCCGCTGTCGCAGTTGTCATTTTAACATTTGCTGAGTATTCGATACAACCTTTCTCAACGCTCATTGGACTTGATCAACTTAGTGATGGAGATCAAGAGAATGTcgtaaaattaattgcatTGCTTGGATTAG GCCTTATCACATATATAAACATGGTCAGCGTAAAGCTCTACGTAcaaattaataatatttttagcttttttaaagttttcgcTTGTCTGGTTGTGATAGGTGGTGGAATTTACCAGTTGGCAATCGGTAAAACTGAAAATCTGAGATCAGGTTTTGAAGGAACGACCACAAATCCCGGTTACATAGCTCTTGCATTTTACAGTGGCCTATGGGCTTATGACGGATGGTCAAGTGTAACCGTCATCAcagaagaaattaaaaatccaGAAGT AAACATTCCAAGATCAATATCGATCGCAGTGCCTGTGGTAACAGCACTTTATGTTTTTATGAACTTGGCTTACATGACCGTCTTAACTCCGGGTGAAATGATCTCAGCTCCTGCAGTTGCTGTACTATTTGGTGATCGAATTTTGGGcccattttcttttatcattCCATTGGGTGTGGCATTGTCTACCTTCGGCTGTGCCATGAGTATTCAATTTGCTACAACAAG ATTATGCTTTGTTTCTGGCCGTGAAGGTCATTTTCTGGAACCGATGTCTTACGTCCATGTTCGCAGATCAACACCAATTCCAGCTGTAGCATTATCG GGTATCATCGTCTTCCTCTTTATTGTGGTTGGTAATATCACAGCTCTGATTGAGTTTGCGTCATTCCTTATTTGGGTTACATATGGTGCATGCATGACTGGATTACTAATCCTTCGCAAAACGCAACCGGACACCCCAAGACCGTACCGTGTACCAACAAtcattccaatttttattttactggtCTCAATATTCCTGTCCCTAATGCCAATAATCAGTGCACCATCGATGAAGTACTTGGCAGCTTTAGGATTCATTGCCATTGGCATGTGTTTGTACACACCATTTGTTTACTACAAAAAGCGGCCCCGTATTATGA atACTGTCACGTACATCATGCAAATGCTGTTCAATGTGGCTTCAACGGTACCAACCGCACAGTATGCACCAGTAGCTACAGAAGAAAAGTAA
- the LOC119080748 gene encoding heterogeneous nuclear ribonucleoprotein 1-like isoform X4: MRTFHIITIIACLAGLQINGQYLKPKKGELSAAASGYSSQNYGYFGPSGGNSNYGYSGRFGGYGKGQGYGGASNYGSDGGYGYGNGQSHGGSGFGGIFSNRGKGKKYGHNSGYGSGYGHGLNDDDLLGSTRKGYGRRGYGQSNRGYGLLGSTHESAPEEETEEQSSGCGAGCVGASHNGIFPASANGYTNGCGSACGNNVGTPYENNEIAHGDDSNHSDGNSGHRSAQSDESDESDESDESNESNNVGSPPSNKNENPSDARSHGHVHAPGPAYTYSYPSAPPHVKCGHNLLISCSPSSQVVPCSAHSPPAHGSPY, translated from the exons ATGAGAACTTTCCACATAATAACTATTATTGCCTGCCTTGCCGGCCTACAAATTAACGGTCAATATTTGAAACCTAAAAAAGGTGAATTGTCTGCGGCAGCGAGCGGATACTCATCTCAAAACTATGGATACTTTGGACCAAGTGGTGGCAATTCGAATTACGGTTACAGTGGTAGATTCGGAG GCTATGGAAAGGGGCAAGGTTACGGCGGCGCGTCTAACTATGGCAGTGACGGTGGATATGGATATGGAAACGGTCAAAGCCATGGCGGATCAGGCTTTGGCGGTATATTCAGTAACC GCggcaaaggaaaaaaatatggaCACAATAGCG GCTATGGATCTGGTTATGGACATGGTCTCAATGATGATGACTTACTAGGTTCTACTCGCAAAGGATATGGGCGCAGAGGTTATGGACAAAGTAACAGAGGTTATGGCTTGCTGGGTTCTACTCACGAGA GTGCTCCAGAAGAAGAAACTGAAGAACAGAGTTCTGGATGTGGCGCTGGATGTGTAGGAGCAAGTCATAATG GTATTTTTCCCGCATCGGCTAATGGCTATACTAATGGATGTGGAAGTGCATGCGGTAACAATGTCGGAACTCcttatgaaaataatgaaattgctCATGGTGATGATTCCAACCATTCTGATGGTAACAGTGGACATCGCTCGGCTCAATCAGACGAATCAGATGAGTCGGATGAATCAGATGAATCGAACGAATCAAACAACGTTGGTTCACCACCATCGAATAAGAACGAAAATCCCAGTGATGCTCGAAGTCATGGTCACGTACACGCTCCAGGTCCGGCTTACACATACTCCTATCCATCGGCTCCACCTCATGTTAAGTGTGGACACAATTTGCTGATTAGTTGCAGTCCATCAAGCCAAGTTGTACCGTGTTCAGCACACTCACCACCAGCTCATGGTTCACCCTATTAA
- the LOC119080748 gene encoding heterogeneous nuclear ribonucleoprotein A3 homolog 2-like isoform X1 yields the protein MRTFHIITIIACLAGLQINGQYLKPKKGELSAAASGYSSQNYGYFGPSGGNSNYGYSGRFGGYGKGQGYGGASNYGSDGGYGYGNGQSHGGSGFGGIFSNRGGKGKKYGHNSGYGAGYGQGFDDYDLLGSTHQGYGHSGGYGSGYGHGLNDDDLLGSTRKGYGRRGYGQSNRGYGLLGSTHESAPEEETEEQSSGCGAGCVGASHNGIFPASANGYTNGCGSACGNNVGTPYENNEIAHGDDSNHSDGNSGHRSAQSDESDESDESDESNESNNVGSPPSNKNENPSDARSHGHVHAPGPAYTYSYPSAPPHVKCGHNLLISCSPSSQVVPCSAHSPPAHGSPY from the exons ATGAGAACTTTCCACATAATAACTATTATTGCCTGCCTTGCCGGCCTACAAATTAACGGTCAATATTTGAAACCTAAAAAAGGTGAATTGTCTGCGGCAGCGAGCGGATACTCATCTCAAAACTATGGATACTTTGGACCAAGTGGTGGCAATTCGAATTACGGTTACAGTGGTAGATTCGGAG GCTATGGAAAGGGGCAAGGTTACGGCGGCGCGTCTAACTATGGCAGTGACGGTGGATATGGATATGGAAACGGTCAAAGCCATGGCGGATCAGGCTTTGGCGGTATATTCAGTAACCGTG GCggcaaaggaaaaaaatatggaCACAATAGCGGTTATGGAGCGGGTTATGGGCAAGGTTTCGACGATTATGACTTACTAGGTTCCACTCACCAAGGATATGGACATAGTGGAGGCTATGGATCTGGTTATGGACATGGTCTCAATGATGATGACTTACTAGGTTCTACTCGCAAAGGATATGGGCGCAGAGGTTATGGACAAAGTAACAGAGGTTATGGCTTGCTGGGTTCTACTCACGAGA GTGCTCCAGAAGAAGAAACTGAAGAACAGAGTTCTGGATGTGGCGCTGGATGTGTAGGAGCAAGTCATAATG GTATTTTTCCCGCATCGGCTAATGGCTATACTAATGGATGTGGAAGTGCATGCGGTAACAATGTCGGAACTCcttatgaaaataatgaaattgctCATGGTGATGATTCCAACCATTCTGATGGTAACAGTGGACATCGCTCGGCTCAATCAGACGAATCAGATGAGTCGGATGAATCAGATGAATCGAACGAATCAAACAACGTTGGTTCACCACCATCGAATAAGAACGAAAATCCCAGTGATGCTCGAAGTCATGGTCACGTACACGCTCCAGGTCCGGCTTACACATACTCCTATCCATCGGCTCCACCTCATGTTAAGTGTGGACACAATTTGCTGATTAGTTGCAGTCCATCAAGCCAAGTTGTACCGTGTTCAGCACACTCACCACCAGCTCATGGTTCACCCTATTAA